The Timaviella obliquedivisa GSE-PSE-MK23-08B genome window below encodes:
- a CDS encoding AAA family ATPase, with product MKEELSILVQAQYPLIYLVTSEEERAEQTIDALAQMKPTRKVFIWTVTHGIVEYGQPRNVTQHNTVSPEAAVEWVIRQRDPGIFVFKDLHPFIDSPAVTRWLRDAIASFKDTQRTIILMSPVQTVPIELEKEVIVLDYPLPDMAELNQVLSQQLELSRSRRVTTEAREKLLKAALGLTRDEAEKVYRKAQVTSGRLTEAEVDIVLSEKKQLIRRNGILEYIEEDETLDSVGGLEELKHWLRQRSNAFTERAREYGLPQPKGMMILGVPGCGKSLIAKTTSRLWGLPLLRLDMGRVYDGSMVGRSEANLRNALKTAESISPAILFIDEIDKAFAGSTGSADSDGGTSSRIFGSFLTWMQEKTSPVFVMATANRVERLPGEFLRKGRFDEIFFVDLPSSDERKEIFGIHLAKRREDISRFDLDQLVMVCDGFSGAEIEQALVAAMYEAFAQDREFTQLDIIASIRATLPLSKTMHEQVTALRDWARQRARPAASSVAEYQRLEF from the coding sequence ATGAAAGAGGAGCTTAGTATCTTAGTTCAGGCTCAATATCCTCTGATCTATCTCGTCACTTCTGAGGAAGAACGAGCCGAGCAGACGATTGACGCTCTTGCACAAATGAAACCTACACGAAAGGTGTTCATTTGGACGGTTACTCACGGAATTGTTGAGTACGGTCAGCCTCGCAATGTGACTCAGCACAATACAGTTTCGCCAGAAGCGGCTGTAGAGTGGGTGATTCGTCAGCGTGATCCTGGGATTTTCGTATTCAAAGATTTACATCCCTTTATTGACTCTCCTGCTGTAACTCGTTGGCTGCGCGATGCGATCGCTAGCTTTAAGGACACACAAAGAACCATTATATTGATGTCTCCTGTTCAGACGGTTCCTATTGAGTTGGAGAAAGAGGTAATCGTCCTCGACTATCCATTGCCAGACATGGCTGAACTCAATCAAGTCCTGTCCCAACAGCTTGAGCTCAGCCGTAGTCGCCGAGTTACGACCGAAGCTCGTGAAAAACTACTCAAGGCAGCTTTAGGCTTAACACGTGACGAAGCTGAAAAAGTCTATCGGAAGGCGCAGGTAACTTCTGGGCGTTTAACTGAAGCTGAAGTAGACATTGTTCTCTCTGAGAAAAAGCAACTCATTAGGCGCAATGGGATTTTAGAGTACATAGAAGAGGATGAAACTTTAGACTCAGTAGGTGGATTGGAAGAGCTTAAGCACTGGCTGCGGCAGCGCTCTAATGCCTTTACTGAACGTGCTCGCGAGTATGGCTTGCCCCAACCCAAAGGCATGATGATTCTAGGAGTACCCGGCTGTGGAAAGTCTCTGATTGCAAAAACAACCTCTCGTCTTTGGGGTTTGCCTTTGCTAAGACTAGATATGGGTCGGGTTTATGACGGGTCAATGGTTGGTCGGTCAGAGGCGAATCTGCGAAATGCCTTGAAAACGGCTGAGTCAATTTCGCCAGCTATTTTATTTATTGACGAAATCGATAAAGCATTTGCAGGTAGCACGGGTTCTGCTGATTCTGACGGAGGTACTTCTAGCCGAATCTTTGGATCCTTCCTTACCTGGATGCAAGAAAAGACTTCACCAGTGTTCGTCATGGCAACTGCTAACCGTGTCGAGCGTCTACCAGGCGAATTTCTTAGAAAAGGGCGTTTCGATGAAATTTTCTTTGTAGATTTGCCTAGTTCAGATGAGCGCAAGGAAATTTTTGGAATCCACTTAGCAAAGCGGCGCGAAGACATTAGTCGCTTTGATCTAGATCAACTTGTAATGGTCTGTGATGGCTTTTCGGGTGCAGAAATTGAGCAGGCGCTAGTTGCTGCTATGTACGAAGCGTTCGCACAAGACCGAGAGTTCACACAGCTCGATATTATCGCTTCAATTCGAGCCACATTACCGCTTTCTAAAACGATGCACGAGCAGGTTACTGCCCTACGGGATTGGGCAAGACAGCGCGCACGTCCTGCTGCATCCTCTGTCGCCGAGTACCAGCGACTAGAGTTCTAA
- the hmpF gene encoding pilus motility taxis protein HmpF — translation MLYLAEVLRKNRSVLGNGKAEFKLLASQKSDHQWIAIPNEEVVSAPDDVTYAAGVLVMIELTSSKQIQRHNEAGRQLVSILQNFSRLQDKAKTQEEEIEQWKQSLTYQSQELNRREMEMETRHEELQQMEEEFALLEQKGQEIAAAQAEITQLRGEFERKSQELEGAWAQLQGETNRLEERQSELQQSPGLDEEQTHYLQDLLCRLLGAVIPVESIQKQLNLTFEVIAQQQSVLDSRWQNLEQYRSSAQQLQSEVDQQLQAVQEAWQVWHHSQAAVEAIRIELQTKQEALTLKQESAQVLALKLAQYETLHQQIAQLMGVPEQGNEALRDMPLEDLQNVVKDLEKDLEKMSKFVHSQEEELALQQKTIDDLKAQSQQASEYDRLRLESERMEEQDCYQMLNQTLVGQRRNLLERQGVLKQHQVMLAKRQGLPLEKEPVSIDLTPLLTQVEEFKEQQTQEKQVLDTQIQQLQETVSQVQASVNEKVINLDAKRHEIVKLEQQFHTQLATVAELWGRVNICQELLQPMQEGIQTMKQKAEAIASVMTQFEEAGNYQRQAIAEMQTTVERLTGKVPECMV, via the coding sequence GTGCTGTATTTAGCGGAAGTACTCAGAAAGAATAGAAGCGTCCTTGGCAACGGCAAGGCTGAATTCAAGCTATTAGCTAGCCAGAAATCTGACCATCAATGGATTGCTATCCCTAACGAGGAAGTTGTTTCTGCACCTGATGATGTCACCTACGCCGCTGGGGTATTGGTGATGATAGAACTGACTTCGAGTAAGCAGATACAGAGACATAATGAAGCAGGTCGCCAATTAGTAAGCATTCTCCAAAATTTCTCTCGGTTGCAGGATAAAGCGAAAACTCAGGAAGAGGAAATTGAGCAGTGGAAGCAGTCTCTAACCTACCAAAGCCAAGAACTAAATCGTCGGGAAATGGAGATGGAAACCCGACACGAAGAACTCCAGCAGATGGAAGAGGAATTTGCCCTACTTGAGCAAAAGGGGCAAGAGATTGCTGCTGCCCAAGCAGAAATTACTCAGCTACGCGGAGAATTTGAGCGCAAGTCTCAAGAGCTAGAAGGCGCTTGGGCACAACTTCAAGGAGAAACCAATCGTTTAGAGGAGCGTCAGTCTGAGCTTCAGCAATCGCCAGGTCTGGATGAAGAGCAAACTCATTATCTTCAAGACCTATTGTGTCGCCTTTTAGGAGCGGTTATTCCAGTTGAATCCATTCAAAAGCAGTTGAACCTAACCTTTGAAGTTATTGCTCAACAGCAGAGTGTTTTGGATAGTCGTTGGCAGAATTTGGAGCAGTATAGGTCTTCTGCTCAACAGTTACAGTCAGAGGTTGATCAGCAACTTCAAGCCGTTCAAGAAGCATGGCAAGTATGGCATCATTCTCAAGCTGCCGTAGAAGCAATTCGTATAGAACTACAAACTAAGCAAGAAGCCCTAACTTTAAAGCAAGAGAGTGCCCAGGTTTTGGCTCTTAAATTAGCGCAGTATGAAACTTTGCATCAGCAGATTGCCCAACTGATGGGAGTTCCTGAACAGGGGAACGAGGCGTTAAGGGATATGCCCTTAGAAGATTTACAGAATGTGGTTAAGGACTTGGAAAAAGATTTAGAGAAAATGTCCAAGTTTGTCCATAGCCAAGAAGAAGAGCTAGCCCTTCAGCAAAAAACTATTGATGACCTTAAGGCACAGAGTCAACAAGCCAGTGAATACGATCGCCTCAGATTGGAATCGGAGCGAATGGAGGAGCAAGATTGTTACCAGATGTTGAATCAGACTTTAGTCGGTCAACGTCGCAATTTATTAGAACGTCAAGGTGTTCTGAAGCAGCACCAAGTGATGTTAGCAAAGCGCCAAGGGCTTCCTTTGGAAAAGGAACCAGTTTCTATTGATTTAACACCTCTTTTGACTCAAGTTGAGGAGTTTAAGGAACAGCAAACTCAAGAGAAGCAAGTATTAGATACACAAATTCAGCAGTTGCAAGAGACAGTCAGTCAAGTTCAAGCTTCTGTCAATGAGAAGGTAATTAATCTAGACGCTAAGCGTCATGAAATTGTGAAGCTAGAGCAGCAGTTCCACACTCAACTAGCAACAGTGGCTGAGCTTTGGGGCAGAGTGAATATATGTCAGGAATTACTCCAACCAATGCAGGAAGGCATTCAGACAATGAAGCAAAAAGCAGAGGCGATCGCCAGTGTCATGACGCAATTTGAAGAAGCGGGTAACTATCAGCGACAAGCGATCGCGGAAATGCAAACGACTGTTGAGCGCCTAACAGGTAAAGTTCCTGAGTGTATGGTCTAA
- a CDS encoding glycosyltransferase family 4 protein — MHIAWLGKKSPFCGNVTYGREVTNSLLDRGHQVSFVHFASEDTPLEPRSEWQEVPIPFLYKSQIYTIPSFKSSKVLTQALRELRPDIVHASLTLSPLDFLLPEICAELGLPLVATFHPPFDHKRRNFTSGTQHLMYQLYAPFLASYNRVIVFSKIQRDLLVRLGVPETRLAVIPNGVDVNKYSPGLSKLKTQLNAQRVFVYQGRIAAEKNVESLLRAWKQADMSKSSKLVIVGNGSNALSLMGTYGTEQGVIWMGFVADEQQRIQVLRGSDVFILPSLVEGLSLSLLEAMSCGVACVATDAGADGEVLEEGSGIVISTQRVSTQLQTLLPMFQDHPELTTLLGRKARQRVLDRYTLAQNITQLEDLYRQVLKQQHIYSSSLV, encoded by the coding sequence ATGCATATTGCTTGGCTTGGAAAGAAGTCCCCCTTTTGTGGCAATGTTACCTACGGTCGGGAAGTCACAAATTCGCTATTAGATCGGGGTCATCAGGTTAGCTTTGTCCACTTTGCCTCCGAAGATACGCCTCTTGAGCCGCGTTCAGAATGGCAGGAAGTCCCTATTCCCTTTCTTTACAAGTCTCAGATCTACACCATCCCCTCGTTCAAATCGAGTAAAGTTCTCACTCAAGCGCTCAGGGAGCTTAGACCAGATATTGTTCACGCCTCCCTCACCCTTTCTCCGTTAGACTTTTTACTGCCAGAAATTTGCGCAGAACTTGGTTTACCCCTAGTTGCCACCTTCCATCCTCCCTTTGATCATAAACGCCGCAACTTTACATCAGGCACTCAACATCTGATGTATCAGCTCTACGCTCCATTTCTAGCAAGTTATAACCGCGTCATTGTATTTTCTAAGATCCAGCGTGACTTATTGGTTCGGTTAGGAGTTCCAGAGACTAGATTGGCAGTCATTCCCAATGGTGTAGATGTCAACAAATATTCACCTGGCTTATCAAAGCTCAAAACTCAACTGAACGCCCAACGAGTTTTTGTCTATCAGGGGCGGATTGCGGCTGAGAAAAATGTCGAGTCACTCCTTCGGGCTTGGAAACAGGCAGACATGAGCAAGAGCAGTAAGCTCGTTATTGTAGGCAATGGTTCTAATGCCCTCTCTTTAATGGGTACATACGGCACCGAACAAGGGGTAATTTGGATGGGGTTTGTTGCCGACGAGCAGCAGCGTATTCAGGTTCTCCGAGGATCAGATGTCTTTATTCTGCCGTCTCTGGTAGAAGGGCTGTCTCTTTCTTTATTGGAAGCAATGTCTTGCGGAGTCGCTTGTGTGGCAACCGATGCAGGCGCTGATGGGGAAGTTCTTGAAGAAGGATCTGGCATTGTGATTAGTACGCAACGGGTGTCTACTCAACTACAAACTCTACTTCCCATGTTTCAGGATCACCCGGAACTGACTACACTTCTGGGTCGTAAAGCTCGTCAAAGAGTTCTCGATCGCTACACTCTTGCCCAAAACATCACCCAACTTGAGGATCTATACCGACAAGTGTTGAAGCAACAGCATATCTATTCCAGCAGCTTAGTTTAA
- a CDS encoding response regulator: MQGKLSEIDIRSILQLIELGQRTGGLFVETYGATNNVNSSRKLDHATGESWFVFFLNGQIIYAGESCGNLTRLQDHLRRYNVDQSPSLTNISAIATINTPEYGHLWALLENRVLTAAQGRSIIQSMVHETLFDLLSLHQGSFIFELGHALSPQLTTLEISSLVARIMKQVQEWKQFHPHIQSPDQCPAIADANQLRQTLSASARTTLERWVDGKTSLRQMARYLNRDISAVARAIYPYLQQGIVHLSAPPAEDFMHSNRELQLLHEHKVPRIVCIDDGLALRKTVECILDQQGYEVTAIGNPLKALSLVFQLKPTLILCDITMPELDGYEICAMLRKSSVFRETPIIMLTGKDGFIDRVKARMVGATDYLTKPFGEVELLTLVEQYVGLGQRDRLKSENLLAEDLKDELELEVRGSFSPFPSHRRR; this comes from the coding sequence ATGCAGGGTAAATTAAGTGAGATAGACATTCGCAGTATCTTGCAGCTTATTGAGCTAGGTCAACGGACAGGTGGGCTGTTTGTAGAAACCTATGGCGCTACAAACAATGTCAACTCTTCCCGCAAGCTTGACCACGCGACGGGAGAATCTTGGTTTGTTTTTTTCCTCAATGGACAAATTATCTATGCAGGAGAGAGTTGCGGTAATTTAACTCGCTTGCAAGACCATCTCCGTCGTTATAATGTAGACCAATCGCCCTCTTTAACGAACATATCGGCGATCGCCACTATCAACACTCCTGAGTATGGTCATCTCTGGGCACTCCTTGAAAACCGTGTGCTAACAGCCGCCCAAGGGCGCAGCATCATTCAAAGCATGGTGCATGAGACATTATTTGACTTACTGAGTCTCCACCAAGGCTCTTTCATTTTTGAACTTGGTCATGCCCTCTCTCCCCAGTTGACAACCCTAGAAATTAGTTCTCTGGTGGCAAGAATTATGAAGCAGGTGCAGGAGTGGAAACAGTTTCATCCTCATATCCAGTCTCCTGATCAGTGTCCGGCGATCGCTGATGCTAATCAACTTCGCCAGACCCTTAGTGCAAGCGCTCGCACCACGTTGGAGCGGTGGGTAGATGGAAAAACCTCGCTCCGCCAAATGGCACGCTATTTGAACCGAGACATATCAGCCGTCGCCCGTGCTATCTATCCTTACCTTCAGCAAGGTATCGTCCATCTGTCTGCTCCTCCTGCTGAAGACTTTATGCACTCAAACCGAGAACTTCAGCTTCTGCACGAGCATAAAGTTCCTCGCATTGTTTGCATTGACGACGGTCTCGCCCTTCGCAAGACCGTGGAATGCATTCTCGACCAGCAAGGATACGAAGTCACCGCCATCGGTAATCCCCTGAAGGCATTGAGCTTGGTTTTTCAACTCAAACCGACTCTAATTTTGTGCGATATTACAATGCCTGAACTGGATGGCTACGAAATCTGTGCCATGTTAAGGAAGTCTAGCGTTTTCCGAGAGACTCCTATTATTATGTTGACCGGGAAGGATGGCTTTATCGATCGCGTTAAAGCCCGCATGGTAGGGGCAACCGACTACTTAACAAAGCCTTTTGGAGAGGTAGAACTATTGACATTGGTGGAACAATACGTCGGTTTAGGGCAGCGCGATCGCCTCAAGTCGGAAAACTTATTGGCAGAAGATCTTAAAGATGAGTTAGAACTTGAGGTCAGAGGTTCCTTTTCACCGTTTCCCTCACATCGTCGTAGATAA
- a CDS encoding response regulator: protein MTTVLVVEDSVTQREMITDLLRGSGLTVTIAGDGVEALEKIQGNRPDLVVLDIVMPKMNGYEVCRRLKADPKTQSVPVVMCSSKGEEFDRYWGMKQGADAYIAKPFQPTELVGTVKQLLRG from the coding sequence ATGACTACAGTTTTAGTGGTCGAAGACAGTGTTACACAGCGAGAAATGATTACAGATCTGCTTAGAGGCAGCGGCTTAACTGTGACCATTGCTGGAGATGGAGTAGAAGCACTAGAGAAAATTCAGGGTAACCGTCCGGACTTAGTTGTTTTAGACATTGTCATGCCGAAAATGAATGGTTATGAAGTTTGTCGGCGATTGAAAGCCGATCCTAAAACGCAGAGCGTTCCTGTGGTGATGTGTTCTTCTAAAGGCGAAGAGTTTGATCGGTACTGGGGGATGAAGCAAGGTGCAGATGCTTATATTGCCAAGCCTTTCCAACCTACTGAACTGGTAGGCACAGTCAAGCAACTCTTACGCGGGTAA
- a CDS encoding chemotaxis protein CheW, with protein sequence MIGNPDFLTGIGQDQASEFQELESPEGELHLRFYVTSGDEFALPATGIREVISSAPDRITPVPNVSPLLLGTLNVRGRVIWVADLGQFLGDSTPLSTDRPEISVIAIEDQDAMLGLAIDRIIGMDWLDIDTVQMPTNVPELMAPFLRGEWSLESSDHLLRLLDQVAILRSARWAA encoded by the coding sequence ATGATAGGTAATCCAGATTTTTTGACAGGGATAGGGCAAGATCAAGCTTCTGAGTTTCAGGAACTTGAAAGCCCAGAGGGTGAACTTCATCTGAGATTTTATGTCACATCAGGTGATGAATTTGCCTTGCCTGCCACTGGAATTAGAGAGGTCATCTCTTCTGCACCTGACCGGATCACACCCGTTCCTAATGTTTCTCCTTTGCTTTTGGGTACGCTCAATGTGCGAGGACGCGTGATCTGGGTTGCCGATTTGGGTCAATTTTTAGGGGACTCCACGCCTTTAAGCACCGATCGCCCCGAAATTTCTGTCATTGCCATTGAAGATCAAGACGCAATGTTGGGTCTTGCCATCGATCGAATTATTGGGATGGATTGGCTAGATATTGACACAGTGCAGATGCCAACCAACGTACCAGAGTTGATGGCTCCTTTTCTACGAGGAGAGTGGTCTTTAGAAAGTTCCGACCATCTGCTGAGATTGCTTGATCAAGTAGCGATTTTGCGATCGGCACGATGGGCAGCATAA
- a CDS encoding DUF1257 domain-containing protein, producing MSHFSTLRTKITDAEILKNSLRDLGISVKTEADVRGYNGQRVRSDIVATLEGEYDLGWSRNADGSFDLIADLWGVAKKHNQTELINSINQKYAVNKTLAEVKRPGLQNANVRLVM from the coding sequence ATGTCTCACTTTAGCACTCTGCGCACCAAAATCACTGATGCTGAAATCCTCAAGAACTCTCTTCGGGATCTCGGAATCTCTGTTAAGACCGAAGCTGATGTTCGTGGCTACAATGGTCAGCGCGTCCGCTCTGACATTGTTGCTACTCTTGAAGGCGAATATGATTTGGGTTGGTCTCGTAATGCAGATGGGTCTTTTGATCTGATTGCTGACCTCTGGGGCGTTGCTAAAAAGCACAACCAGACTGAGTTGATCAATTCGATCAATCAGAAGTATGCTGTCAACAAGACCTTGGCTGAAGTTAAGCGCCCTGGGTTACAAAACGCTAACGTTAGACTGGTTATGTAG
- a CDS encoding MFS transporter: protein MGTRIVSGDSGVQSWAKDQELPHTNTNGNGNGAIAISPLPSVPPELEPEHGFLPVLRNRNFLALWSGQVFSQLADKVYLVLMIALIASRFQSADQTISGWVSSLMIASTIPAILFGSVAGVFVDHWRKRAVLVVTNLLRGGLVLSLPFLLWSTQGWHSFYGLPIGFCVLLGITFLVSTLTQFFAPAEQAVIPLVVERRHLLSANSLYTMTMMASVIVGFALGEPLLALADQLVAPIATALNATPDIGKELLVGGSYAIAGFLLMLLKTNEKPAVSDETLPAVWDNIRDGLRYLKHQQQVRNALIHLVILFSIFAALAVLAVRMAEVMPDIKSSQFGFLLAAGGVGMAIGAVLVGQFGQRFSRTQLGFYGSVGMAISLAAVSFFAHRFFPCLPLLVCLGACCAIAGVPMQTAIQEETPEDMRGKVFGLQNNAINIALSLPLVLAGLAETWFGLQAVFLGLAALAMAGGILTRTISPTQPDEATP, encoded by the coding sequence ATGGGCACACGCATTGTTTCTGGCGACTCTGGCGTTCAGTCATGGGCTAAAGATCAAGAATTGCCCCACACCAATACAAATGGTAATGGAAACGGGGCGATCGCCATATCTCCACTACCCAGCGTTCCCCCAGAGCTAGAACCAGAACATGGGTTTCTCCCAGTGCTTAGAAATCGCAATTTTCTGGCGCTCTGGAGTGGTCAGGTCTTTTCTCAGTTAGCAGACAAAGTTTACTTAGTTTTAATGATTGCCCTGATCGCTAGCCGTTTTCAGTCGGCTGACCAAACTATCAGTGGCTGGGTGTCTTCGTTAATGATTGCTTCTACAATTCCTGCCATTCTATTCGGTTCAGTTGCCGGAGTATTTGTCGATCATTGGCGCAAACGAGCAGTCCTGGTTGTTACTAACCTCCTCCGGGGTGGGCTGGTTTTAAGCCTCCCTTTCCTCCTTTGGAGTACTCAGGGCTGGCATTCGTTTTACGGTTTGCCTATTGGTTTCTGTGTTCTTTTGGGTATTACTTTTTTAGTTTCAACCCTTACTCAGTTTTTCGCACCAGCAGAGCAAGCCGTTATTCCTCTGGTTGTTGAACGCCGCCATTTGCTGTCTGCCAACTCCCTTTACACGATGACCATGATGGCATCGGTGATTGTTGGCTTTGCTTTGGGTGAGCCTTTGCTGGCTTTAGCAGATCAACTTGTCGCGCCGATCGCCACTGCCCTCAACGCTACCCCTGATATTGGCAAAGAGCTTTTGGTAGGCGGCAGCTATGCGATCGCGGGCTTCCTGCTCATGCTGCTCAAAACCAACGAAAAACCTGCTGTTTCCGACGAAACCTTACCCGCTGTTTGGGACAACATTCGGGATGGCTTACGCTATCTCAAGCATCAACAGCAAGTTCGTAACGCTCTCATTCACCTGGTCATCCTATTCTCCATTTTTGCGGCGCTCGCAGTTCTGGCAGTGCGTATGGCAGAGGTGATGCCCGATATCAAATCTTCTCAGTTTGGGTTTTTGTTGGCAGCAGGTGGGGTAGGGATGGCGATCGGCGCAGTTTTGGTTGGACAATTTGGACAGCGCTTCTCTCGCACTCAGCTTGGTTTCTATGGCTCAGTAGGGATGGCAATTTCCTTAGCCGCAGTGTCTTTCTTTGCCCATCGGTTTTTCCCTTGTCTGCCCCTTTTAGTCTGCTTGGGCGCTTGCTGCGCGATCGCTGGCGTACCGATGCAAACAGCAATTCAAGAAGAAACCCCCGAAGACATGCGCGGCAAAGTATTTGGCTTACAAAATAATGCTATTAATATCGCTCTTAGTCTACCCCTAGTCTTGGCAGGGCTGGCAGAAACCTGGTTTGGGCTTCAAGCAGTCTTTCTAGGCTTAGCGGCTTTGGCAATGGCGGGCGGCATTTTAACTCGGACAATTTCTCCTACCCAACCTGATGAAGCAACGCCATAA